In the genome of Plasmodium chabaudi chabaudi strain AS genome assembly, chromosome: 6, one region contains:
- a CDS encoding HSP20-like chaperone, putative, with translation MFFFSSEKPKVIIETPTSSISQNNIPVFSSPSLESKMYSSSYSYSNPLTGAYSTTHQNEYKYNVTKYTTNPHNNRNVEYIKTIESPTELYYETIPLKTNTNNIFEINPSKEESNKITYNPRIEVYSTSDFVIIMMNLPGVSKENLNVELEKGLLKICGNKYKPQIEELEKTNEYHTKIIERVSEYYFCKIFQMPPAFSEGQSISCTLKDGELVLKILASELKTQKKVIQVTS, from the coding sequence atgtttttttttagtagtGAAAAACCCAAAGTTATAATCGAAACACCAACATCATCGATatcacaaaataatattcctGTATTTTCGTCCCCTTCATTAGAGAGCAAAATGTATAGTAGCAGCTATTCGTATAGTAATCCCCTTACGGGAGCATATAGTACAACTCaccaaaatgaatataaatataatgttacaaaatatacaacAAACCCACACAATAATCGAAAtgttgaatatataaaaacaattgaAAGTCCCACTGAGTTATATTATGAAACAATTCccttaaaaacaaatacaaacaatatatttgaaataaaCCCATCGAAAGAAGAATCAAACAAAATTACATATAATCCTAGGATAGAGGTATATTCAACATCCGATTTTGTAATTATCATGATGAATCTTCCGGGTGTttcaaaagaaaatttaaatgttGAATTAGAAAAGGgattgttaaaaatatgtggaaacaaatataaaccACAAATCGaagaattagaaaaaacGAATGAATATCATACTAAAATCATTGAAAGAGTTAgtgaatattatttttgtaaaatattccAAATGCCACCTGCCTTTTCAGAGGGGCAAAGTATATCATGCACACTAAAGGATGGGGAACTTGTCCTTAAAATTTTAGCGAGTGAATTAAAAACTCAGAAAAAGGTTATTCAAGTAACCTCATAA